In Candidatus Cloacimonadota bacterium, a single genomic region encodes these proteins:
- a CDS encoding DNA primase gives MDKSLIEAVRRANDIVEVVQSYVPLKHVGSNWRGICPFHNDTNPSMYVSQPKQIFKCFACGKAGNVFTFVQEYEKLTFIEALKKLAARVGINLPEHERTKTVSTKREQLLVIYATARDFFAQNLFQYGQNALKYLQERSFSPETAKTLELGFSLNSEKALLNHLLKEGHAVSLLKESGLFGNYSGNLVDFFRGRLMFPIHNNIGEVIAFGGRVFEGDAKIAKYVNSSGTELYTKGKELYGLFKTKYEISKAGSVLVSEGYFDFLRLYENGFLNSVACLGTAMTEDQIYLLSRYSPKVYMLFDGDAAGISNAVRGALLCLGKGLEAHIVELPPKHDPDSFLLEKGADALRERITAAKPVLRFMAEMESKTPASDRIDQALDALRSLRDPIKRELFARDLAEAFGISTRAVFSKLRRTSAVSKAPETVAPAPILEENFEERHVLILALQDEDAFNLLAQTLSPDYFNNRLYRELFKHLMAEADADSISEPATLLDNIENKDLRDLLAEFLFSEPPQVEFGKALDQIRLRKLQRDMRDLDRRIQADPEDIRLLEEKRKLALTYRSLSRKVVRGLLI, from the coding sequence ATGGATAAAAGCCTGATCGAAGCGGTTCGCCGCGCGAACGACATTGTGGAAGTGGTGCAAAGCTATGTGCCGCTTAAACATGTGGGTTCAAATTGGCGCGGAATCTGCCCCTTCCACAACGACACAAACCCCTCCATGTATGTGAGCCAGCCCAAGCAAATCTTCAAATGTTTTGCCTGCGGAAAGGCGGGGAACGTGTTCACCTTCGTTCAGGAATATGAAAAGCTGACCTTCATCGAAGCGCTCAAAAAACTGGCAGCGCGGGTGGGAATCAATCTCCCGGAACACGAGAGAACCAAAACCGTTTCCACCAAGCGGGAGCAGCTTCTCGTAATCTATGCCACCGCCCGGGATTTCTTTGCCCAAAACCTCTTCCAATACGGTCAAAACGCGCTCAAATATCTTCAGGAACGCTCCTTCAGCCCCGAAACCGCCAAAACTTTGGAACTGGGCTTTTCCCTCAACAGCGAAAAAGCACTGCTGAACCACCTCCTCAAGGAAGGCCACGCGGTTTCACTTTTGAAGGAAAGCGGACTTTTTGGCAATTATTCCGGAAATCTGGTGGATTTTTTCCGCGGCAGGCTGATGTTTCCCATCCACAACAACATCGGCGAAGTGATTGCCTTTGGCGGCAGGGTTTTCGAAGGTGACGCCAAGATTGCCAAATATGTAAATAGCTCCGGCACCGAACTTTACACCAAGGGAAAAGAGCTTTACGGACTCTTTAAAACCAAATATGAAATCTCCAAAGCCGGCTCCGTGCTTGTTAGCGAAGGTTATTTCGACTTTTTGCGGCTCTACGAAAACGGCTTCCTGAATTCGGTTGCCTGTTTGGGCACGGCGATGACCGAAGACCAAATCTATCTCCTATCCCGCTATTCACCAAAAGTTTACATGCTTTTCGATGGTGACGCCGCCGGGATTAGCAACGCCGTGCGCGGAGCTCTGCTCTGTCTGGGCAAAGGCCTTGAAGCGCATATAGTTGAGCTTCCTCCCAAGCACGACCCGGATAGCTTTTTGCTGGAAAAGGGCGCGGACGCTCTGCGCGAGAGAATTACCGCCGCCAAGCCCGTTTTGCGCTTTATGGCGGAAATGGAAAGTAAAACTCCCGCCAGCGATAGGATTGACCAGGCTTTGGACGCTCTGCGCTCCCTGCGTGACCCCATCAAGCGCGAACTTTTCGCCCGTGATTTGGCAGAGGCTTTTGGAATTTCCACGCGAGCCGTATTTTCAAAGCTGCGCCGCACTTCCGCCGTTTCCAAAGCCCCGGAAACCGTGGCTCCGGCTCCCATTTTGGAAGAGAATTTTGAAGAGCGCCACGTTCTGATTTTGGCACTTCAAGATGAGGACGCGTTCAATCTACTTGCCCAAACCCTATCCCCGGATTATTTTAATAACAGACTGTATCGAGAACTTTTCAAACATTTAATGGCGGAAGCGGACGCAGATTCCATTTCGGAACCCGCCACACTTTTGGATAACATTGAAAACAAGGATTTAAGGGACCTTTTGGCAGAATTTCTTTTTTCTGAACCACCCCAAGTGGAGTTCGGGAAAGCCCTGGATCAAATCAGGCTGCGCAAGCTTCAGCGCGATATGCGGGATTTGGACCGCAGAATCCAGGCAGACCCGGAGGACATCCGTCTTTTGGAGGAAAAACGAAAACTGGCATTGACCTACCGCAGCCTTTCCAGAAAGGTTGTGAGGGGTCTTTTGATATGA